One window from the genome of Oryctolagus cuniculus chromosome 1, mOryCun1.1, whole genome shotgun sequence encodes:
- the WDR31 gene encoding WD repeat-containing protein 31 isoform X1: protein MDHSFQKQPQGMLLRRCQPKQSPPREVFCRLCTRMGKLQSKLRHSTCNKYSRPDGITEERVQTKACPEYSPAHTDAVSAVAALSSDICVSGGKDKTVVAYNWKTGNVVKRFKGHEREITKVACIPKSNQFFSASRDKMVMMWDLHGSTEPKQQLSGHAMVVTGLAVSPDSSQLCTGSRDNSLLLWDVRTGRCVERASVSRNLVTHLCWVPREPCILQTSEDKAIRLWDSRGLQVAHVFPAKQHIQTHCAVSGDGHTCISCSSGFGGEGCEATLWDLRQTRNKICEYKGHFQTVASCVFLPRALALMPAIATSSHDCKVKIWNQDTGACLSTLPLDGSGPLTSLAVGDTVSLLCTSFNRGIHLLRVDRSRGLELREVAAF from the exons at GGACCACAGCTTTCAGAAGCAGCCGCAAGGGATGCTGTTACGCAGGTGCCAACCCAAACAAAGCCCACCTCGGGAGGTTTTCTGTAGGCTCTGCACCAGGATGGGGAAACTGCAAAGCAAACTCAGACACAGTACCTGTAACAAATACAG CAGGCCCGATGGAATTACGGAAGAGAGAGTCCAGACGAAAGCATGTCCAGAGTACAGCCCTGCTCACACAGACGCCGTCTCTGCCGTCGCTGCTCTGAGCTCAGACATTTGTGTCTCCGGAGGAAAAGATAAG ACAGTGGTGGCCTATAATTGGAAAACTGGAAATGTGGTGAAAAGGTTCAAAGGACATGAACGTGAAATCACCAAG GTAGCCTGCATTCCCAAATCAAACCAGTTCTTCAGTGCCTCTCGAGACAAGATGGTCATGATGTGGGACCTGCATGGCTCCACGGAACCCAAGCAGCAGCTGTCTGGCCATGCCATGGTGGTCACCGGCTTGGCTGTGAGTCCAG ACTCGTCACAGCTGTGCACTGGCTCTCGGGACAACTCCCTGCTTCTGTGGGACGTGAGGACTGGACGGTGTGTGGAGAGAGCATCTGTCTCCAGGAACCTG GTCACACACCTGTGCTGGGTCCCCCGGGAGCCGTGTATCCTGCAGACCTCTGAGGATAAAGCCATCAG GTTATGGGACAGTCGAGGGCTGCAGGTGGCTCACGTGTTTCCAGCCAAGCAGCACATTCAGACGCACTGCGCAGTCAGTGGGGACGGACACACGTGCATCTCCTGCAGCAGCGGCTTCGGCGGGGAAGGCTGCGAAGCCACG TTGTGGGACCTAAGGCAGACACGGAACAAAATATGTGAGTATAAGGGACATTTCCAGACTGTTGCTTCCTGTGTCTTTCTACCAAGAGCACTGGCCCTGATGCCTGCAATTGCTACCTCATCCCATGACTGCAAGGTGAAGATTTGGAACCAAGATACTGGAG CCTGCCTGTCCACCTTGCCTCTGGATGGATCGGGGCCTTTGACTTCCCTGGCCGTTGGTGACACCGTCTCCTTACTGTGTACAAGTTTCAACAGAGGAATTCACTTACTCAGAGTGGACCGCAGCCGAGGACTCGAACTGCGGGAAGTGGCAGCGTTCTGA
- the WDR31 gene encoding WD repeat-containing protein 31 isoform X5, protein MDHSFQKQPQGMLLRRCQPKQSPPREVFCRLCTRMGKLQSKLRHSTCNKYSRPDGITEERVQTKACPEYSPAHTDAVSAVAALSSDICVSGGKDKTVVAYNWKTGNVVKRFKGHEREITKVACIPKSNQFFSASRDKMVMMWDLHGSTEPKQQLSGHAMVVTGLAVSPDSSQLCTGSRDNSLLLWDVRTGRCVERASVSRNLLWDLRQTRNKICEYKGHFQTVASCVFLPRALALMPAIATSSHDCKVKIWNQDTGACLSTLPLDGSGPLTSLAVGDTVSLLCTSFNRGIHLLRVDRSRGLELREVAAF, encoded by the exons at GGACCACAGCTTTCAGAAGCAGCCGCAAGGGATGCTGTTACGCAGGTGCCAACCCAAACAAAGCCCACCTCGGGAGGTTTTCTGTAGGCTCTGCACCAGGATGGGGAAACTGCAAAGCAAACTCAGACACAGTACCTGTAACAAATACAG CAGGCCCGATGGAATTACGGAAGAGAGAGTCCAGACGAAAGCATGTCCAGAGTACAGCCCTGCTCACACAGACGCCGTCTCTGCCGTCGCTGCTCTGAGCTCAGACATTTGTGTCTCCGGAGGAAAAGATAAG ACAGTGGTGGCCTATAATTGGAAAACTGGAAATGTGGTGAAAAGGTTCAAAGGACATGAACGTGAAATCACCAAG GTAGCCTGCATTCCCAAATCAAACCAGTTCTTCAGTGCCTCTCGAGACAAGATGGTCATGATGTGGGACCTGCATGGCTCCACGGAACCCAAGCAGCAGCTGTCTGGCCATGCCATGGTGGTCACCGGCTTGGCTGTGAGTCCAG ACTCGTCACAGCTGTGCACTGGCTCTCGGGACAACTCCCTGCTTCTGTGGGACGTGAGGACTGGACGGTGTGTGGAGAGAGCATCTGTCTCCAGGAACCTG TTGTGGGACCTAAGGCAGACACGGAACAAAATATGTGAGTATAAGGGACATTTCCAGACTGTTGCTTCCTGTGTCTTTCTACCAAGAGCACTGGCCCTGATGCCTGCAATTGCTACCTCATCCCATGACTGCAAGGTGAAGATTTGGAACCAAGATACTGGAG CCTGCCTGTCCACCTTGCCTCTGGATGGATCGGGGCCTTTGACTTCCCTGGCCGTTGGTGACACCGTCTCCTTACTGTGTACAAGTTTCAACAGAGGAATTCACTTACTCAGAGTGGACCGCAGCCGAGGACTCGAACTGCGGGAAGTGGCAGCGTTCTGA
- the WDR31 gene encoding WD repeat-containing protein 31 isoform X2: MDHSFQKQPQGMLLRRCQPKQSPPREVFCRLCTRMGKLQSKLRHSTCNKYRPDGITEERVQTKACPEYSPAHTDAVSAVAALSSDICVSGGKDKTVVAYNWKTGNVVKRFKGHEREITKVACIPKSNQFFSASRDKMVMMWDLHGSTEPKQQLSGHAMVVTGLAVSPDSSQLCTGSRDNSLLLWDVRTGRCVERASVSRNLVTHLCWVPREPCILQTSEDKAIRLWDSRGLQVAHVFPAKQHIQTHCAVSGDGHTCISCSSGFGGEGCEATLWDLRQTRNKICEYKGHFQTVASCVFLPRALALMPAIATSSHDCKVKIWNQDTGACLSTLPLDGSGPLTSLAVGDTVSLLCTSFNRGIHLLRVDRSRGLELREVAAF; this comes from the exons at GGACCACAGCTTTCAGAAGCAGCCGCAAGGGATGCTGTTACGCAGGTGCCAACCCAAACAAAGCCCACCTCGGGAGGTTTTCTGTAGGCTCTGCACCAGGATGGGGAAACTGCAAAGCAAACTCAGACACAGTACCTGTAACAAATACAG GCCCGATGGAATTACGGAAGAGAGAGTCCAGACGAAAGCATGTCCAGAGTACAGCCCTGCTCACACAGACGCCGTCTCTGCCGTCGCTGCTCTGAGCTCAGACATTTGTGTCTCCGGAGGAAAAGATAAG ACAGTGGTGGCCTATAATTGGAAAACTGGAAATGTGGTGAAAAGGTTCAAAGGACATGAACGTGAAATCACCAAG GTAGCCTGCATTCCCAAATCAAACCAGTTCTTCAGTGCCTCTCGAGACAAGATGGTCATGATGTGGGACCTGCATGGCTCCACGGAACCCAAGCAGCAGCTGTCTGGCCATGCCATGGTGGTCACCGGCTTGGCTGTGAGTCCAG ACTCGTCACAGCTGTGCACTGGCTCTCGGGACAACTCCCTGCTTCTGTGGGACGTGAGGACTGGACGGTGTGTGGAGAGAGCATCTGTCTCCAGGAACCTG GTCACACACCTGTGCTGGGTCCCCCGGGAGCCGTGTATCCTGCAGACCTCTGAGGATAAAGCCATCAG GTTATGGGACAGTCGAGGGCTGCAGGTGGCTCACGTGTTTCCAGCCAAGCAGCACATTCAGACGCACTGCGCAGTCAGTGGGGACGGACACACGTGCATCTCCTGCAGCAGCGGCTTCGGCGGGGAAGGCTGCGAAGCCACG TTGTGGGACCTAAGGCAGACACGGAACAAAATATGTGAGTATAAGGGACATTTCCAGACTGTTGCTTCCTGTGTCTTTCTACCAAGAGCACTGGCCCTGATGCCTGCAATTGCTACCTCATCCCATGACTGCAAGGTGAAGATTTGGAACCAAGATACTGGAG CCTGCCTGTCCACCTTGCCTCTGGATGGATCGGGGCCTTTGACTTCCCTGGCCGTTGGTGACACCGTCTCCTTACTGTGTACAAGTTTCAACAGAGGAATTCACTTACTCAGAGTGGACCGCAGCCGAGGACTCGAACTGCGGGAAGTGGCAGCGTTCTGA
- the WDR31 gene encoding WD repeat-containing protein 31 isoform X4 — MLLRRCQPKQSPPREVFCRLCTRMGKLQSKLRHSTCNKYRPDGITEERVQTKACPEYSPAHTDAVSAVAALSSDICVSGGKDKTVVAYNWKTGNVVKRFKGHEREITKVACIPKSNQFFSASRDKMVMMWDLHGSTEPKQQLSGHAMVVTGLAVSPDSSQLCTGSRDNSLLLWDVRTGRCVERASVSRNLVTHLCWVPREPCILQTSEDKAIRLWDSRGLQVAHVFPAKQHIQTHCAVSGDGHTCISCSSGFGGEGCEATLWDLRQTRNKICEYKGHFQTVASCVFLPRALALMPAIATSSHDCKVKIWNQDTGACLSTLPLDGSGPLTSLAVGDTVSLLCTSFNRGIHLLRVDRSRGLELREVAAF; from the exons ATGCTGTTACGCAGGTGCCAACCCAAACAAAGCCCACCTCGGGAGGTTTTCTGTAGGCTCTGCACCAGGATGGGGAAACTGCAAAGCAAACTCAGACACAGTACCTGTAACAAATACAG GCCCGATGGAATTACGGAAGAGAGAGTCCAGACGAAAGCATGTCCAGAGTACAGCCCTGCTCACACAGACGCCGTCTCTGCCGTCGCTGCTCTGAGCTCAGACATTTGTGTCTCCGGAGGAAAAGATAAG ACAGTGGTGGCCTATAATTGGAAAACTGGAAATGTGGTGAAAAGGTTCAAAGGACATGAACGTGAAATCACCAAG GTAGCCTGCATTCCCAAATCAAACCAGTTCTTCAGTGCCTCTCGAGACAAGATGGTCATGATGTGGGACCTGCATGGCTCCACGGAACCCAAGCAGCAGCTGTCTGGCCATGCCATGGTGGTCACCGGCTTGGCTGTGAGTCCAG ACTCGTCACAGCTGTGCACTGGCTCTCGGGACAACTCCCTGCTTCTGTGGGACGTGAGGACTGGACGGTGTGTGGAGAGAGCATCTGTCTCCAGGAACCTG GTCACACACCTGTGCTGGGTCCCCCGGGAGCCGTGTATCCTGCAGACCTCTGAGGATAAAGCCATCAG GTTATGGGACAGTCGAGGGCTGCAGGTGGCTCACGTGTTTCCAGCCAAGCAGCACATTCAGACGCACTGCGCAGTCAGTGGGGACGGACACACGTGCATCTCCTGCAGCAGCGGCTTCGGCGGGGAAGGCTGCGAAGCCACG TTGTGGGACCTAAGGCAGACACGGAACAAAATATGTGAGTATAAGGGACATTTCCAGACTGTTGCTTCCTGTGTCTTTCTACCAAGAGCACTGGCCCTGATGCCTGCAATTGCTACCTCATCCCATGACTGCAAGGTGAAGATTTGGAACCAAGATACTGGAG CCTGCCTGTCCACCTTGCCTCTGGATGGATCGGGGCCTTTGACTTCCCTGGCCGTTGGTGACACCGTCTCCTTACTGTGTACAAGTTTCAACAGAGGAATTCACTTACTCAGAGTGGACCGCAGCCGAGGACTCGAACTGCGGGAAGTGGCAGCGTTCTGA
- the WDR31 gene encoding WD repeat-containing protein 31 isoform X3, with protein MLLRRCQPKQSPPREVFCRLCTRMGKLQSKLRHSTCNKYSRPDGITEERVQTKACPEYSPAHTDAVSAVAALSSDICVSGGKDKTVVAYNWKTGNVVKRFKGHEREITKVACIPKSNQFFSASRDKMVMMWDLHGSTEPKQQLSGHAMVVTGLAVSPDSSQLCTGSRDNSLLLWDVRTGRCVERASVSRNLVTHLCWVPREPCILQTSEDKAIRLWDSRGLQVAHVFPAKQHIQTHCAVSGDGHTCISCSSGFGGEGCEATLWDLRQTRNKICEYKGHFQTVASCVFLPRALALMPAIATSSHDCKVKIWNQDTGACLSTLPLDGSGPLTSLAVGDTVSLLCTSFNRGIHLLRVDRSRGLELREVAAF; from the exons ATGCTGTTACGCAGGTGCCAACCCAAACAAAGCCCACCTCGGGAGGTTTTCTGTAGGCTCTGCACCAGGATGGGGAAACTGCAAAGCAAACTCAGACACAGTACCTGTAACAAATACAG CAGGCCCGATGGAATTACGGAAGAGAGAGTCCAGACGAAAGCATGTCCAGAGTACAGCCCTGCTCACACAGACGCCGTCTCTGCCGTCGCTGCTCTGAGCTCAGACATTTGTGTCTCCGGAGGAAAAGATAAG ACAGTGGTGGCCTATAATTGGAAAACTGGAAATGTGGTGAAAAGGTTCAAAGGACATGAACGTGAAATCACCAAG GTAGCCTGCATTCCCAAATCAAACCAGTTCTTCAGTGCCTCTCGAGACAAGATGGTCATGATGTGGGACCTGCATGGCTCCACGGAACCCAAGCAGCAGCTGTCTGGCCATGCCATGGTGGTCACCGGCTTGGCTGTGAGTCCAG ACTCGTCACAGCTGTGCACTGGCTCTCGGGACAACTCCCTGCTTCTGTGGGACGTGAGGACTGGACGGTGTGTGGAGAGAGCATCTGTCTCCAGGAACCTG GTCACACACCTGTGCTGGGTCCCCCGGGAGCCGTGTATCCTGCAGACCTCTGAGGATAAAGCCATCAG GTTATGGGACAGTCGAGGGCTGCAGGTGGCTCACGTGTTTCCAGCCAAGCAGCACATTCAGACGCACTGCGCAGTCAGTGGGGACGGACACACGTGCATCTCCTGCAGCAGCGGCTTCGGCGGGGAAGGCTGCGAAGCCACG TTGTGGGACCTAAGGCAGACACGGAACAAAATATGTGAGTATAAGGGACATTTCCAGACTGTTGCTTCCTGTGTCTTTCTACCAAGAGCACTGGCCCTGATGCCTGCAATTGCTACCTCATCCCATGACTGCAAGGTGAAGATTTGGAACCAAGATACTGGAG CCTGCCTGTCCACCTTGCCTCTGGATGGATCGGGGCCTTTGACTTCCCTGGCCGTTGGTGACACCGTCTCCTTACTGTGTACAAGTTTCAACAGAGGAATTCACTTACTCAGAGTGGACCGCAGCCGAGGACTCGAACTGCGGGAAGTGGCAGCGTTCTGA